The following proteins are co-located in the Dehalococcoides mccartyi 195 genome:
- a CDS encoding metallophosphoesterase family protein, which produces MKILHFADLHIGVENYGRFDSATGLSSRLADFLAAFDRLVAYAIENKVDLVVFSGDAYKSRDPSQTQQREFARRISTLANNGIQVFLLVGNHDLPNATGRATTTEIFDTLNIANVHVSAKAEVRLINTRSGLIQVASLPWLRRSSVLSVSNQKEEKSLSIEELNQRVEHYLAGIIENLAGQLDKDIPAILSAHLSVNTAKLGSERNISIGHEPTVMLSNIANPAFDYIALGHIHKQQVLSSSPPVVYPGSLERLDFGEEKDDKGFYLVEIDSLSRKTEFEFIKLEGRRFLTIEHTVTADSLDPTQEVINILQSRQPEIKDAIVRLKLELPAEIGGQLRDNDIREALREAHNFTVSKNFTRSSRQREGGFKAEGLDPVQALEHYLDARQTSAQEKKTLLEYGRRLYTSLDSKQTKV; this is translated from the coding sequence TTGAAAATCCTCCACTTTGCAGACCTTCACATAGGGGTGGAGAATTACGGCCGTTTTGACAGTGCAACCGGGCTTTCCTCCCGGCTGGCTGATTTCTTGGCTGCTTTTGACCGTTTGGTGGCTTATGCCATTGAGAACAAAGTGGATTTGGTGGTTTTCAGCGGTGATGCTTACAAAAGCCGTGACCCTTCCCAAACTCAGCAGCGGGAGTTCGCCCGTCGGATAAGTACCCTGGCAAATAACGGCATACAGGTATTCCTGCTAGTAGGAAACCATGACCTGCCGAATGCCACCGGCAGGGCTACCACAACTGAAATATTTGACACACTTAATATTGCCAATGTGCATGTTTCCGCCAAGGCGGAAGTGCGGCTGATAAATACCCGCAGCGGTCTTATTCAGGTCGCCTCCCTGCCGTGGTTACGCCGTTCCTCTGTTCTTTCGGTCTCAAACCAGAAAGAAGAAAAAAGCCTGAGCATTGAGGAACTGAACCAGAGGGTGGAACATTATCTGGCCGGTATTATAGAAAATCTGGCAGGCCAGCTTGATAAAGATATCCCCGCCATCCTTTCCGCCCATCTTTCGGTCAATACCGCCAAACTGGGCTCCGAGCGGAATATCTCAATAGGTCACGAGCCTACAGTTATGTTAAGTAATATTGCCAACCCTGCTTTTGATTATATTGCTCTGGGGCATATCCATAAGCAGCAGGTATTGTCTTCTTCCCCTCCGGTAGTGTATCCCGGCAGTCTGGAAAGGCTGGATTTCGGTGAGGAAAAAGACGATAAAGGTTTTTATCTGGTAGAGATAGACTCCCTCAGCCGTAAAACTGAATTTGAGTTTATAAAACTGGAAGGCCGCCGTTTTTTGACTATAGAGCATACTGTAACGGCAGACAGCCTTGACCCTACTCAGGAAGTAATAAATATATTACAATCACGCCAGCCGGAAATAAAAGATGCTATAGTCCGCCTGAAACTGGAGCTGCCGGCAGAGATTGGCGGGCAGCTGCGGGATAATGATATACGGGAAGCTTTGCGTGAGGCCCATAACTTCACTGTTTCCAAAAATTTCACCCGCTCAAGCCGCCAAAGAGAGGGCGGTTTCAAAGCGGAGGGGCTTGACCCTGTTCAGGCTTTGGAACATTATTTGGATGCCAGGCAGACTTCGGCACAGGAGAAAAAGACTCTGCTGGAATATGGGCGCAGGCTGTATACTTCACTGGATAGCAAGCAGACAAAAGTTTAA
- a CDS encoding pseudouridine synthase, whose protein sequence is MKVLVEARLGSRRKMAEAIKQGLVTLNGQKAESYSQPVNTQQDKVTFEGKPVELSRIRRIYLMLNKPPEIVSTTSDELGRKTVMDLLHRRYEGAGLFPVGRLDETTTGLLLLTNDGELTNRLTHPSYEIEKEYLISIDAALTQADKESLEKGMLLDDGLTSPARLSRVTDEPPYNYKLIIHEGKKRIVRRMFAHLGYQIKALKRSRIATLRLGKLEEGKTRELTPGEIAALKRITRLK, encoded by the coding sequence GTGAAAGTTTTAGTGGAAGCCAGGCTTGGTTCACGCCGCAAAATGGCGGAGGCTATTAAGCAAGGTCTGGTTACTTTGAACGGACAGAAAGCGGAATCTTACTCCCAGCCGGTAAATACCCAGCAGGACAAGGTAACCTTTGAGGGCAAACCTGTTGAACTTAGCCGTATCCGCCGTATATACCTTATGTTAAATAAGCCGCCTGAAATAGTCTCTACCACCAGTGATGAACTGGGTCGTAAAACTGTGATGGATTTGCTCCACCGCCGTTATGAGGGGGCAGGTCTTTTCCCGGTGGGCAGGCTGGACGAGACTACTACCGGCCTTTTGTTGCTTACCAATGACGGTGAACTGACTAACCGCCTTACCCACCCCAGCTATGAAATAGAAAAAGAATACCTGATATCCATTGATGCCGCACTTACCCAGGCAGATAAAGAAAGCCTGGAAAAAGGCATGCTGCTGGATGACGGGCTGACCTCACCTGCCCGCTTAAGCCGGGTTACAGACGAACCGCCGTATAACTACAAACTGATAATACACGAAGGTAAAAAAAGGATAGTAAGGCGTATGTTTGCCCATTTGGGATACCAGATAAAGGCTTTGAAGCGCAGCCGTATAGCCACACTGCGTTTGGGCAAACTGGAAGAGGGTAAAACCCGTGAGCTTACTCCGGGAGAGATAGCCGCCCTAAAGCGTATTACCCGCCTTAAATAA
- a CDS encoding phosphoribosyltransferase, protein MMHRPLVSPIFENRFDAGRQLAEKLTQYKDKSAIVLAIPNGGIPIATQVALALDADMDMIISRKLPIPLRPEGGFGAVADDGAVMLNHEVVNYLKMTEQQIHYTVNKVRAEVQQRSLLYRGHRTLSILNGRTAIIIDDGLASGYTMLAAIESVRRKKPARIVAAVPAASATARKLVEKAADEVITVADGFMPKFYVSDYYRYWNVLDDEQGLKVFKDWQMRRQNLNLRPENLPPPSMTMRRKPLI, encoded by the coding sequence ATGATGCACAGACCGCTGGTATCGCCCATATTTGAAAACCGATTTGATGCAGGCAGACAGCTGGCTGAAAAACTGACCCAATACAAGGACAAATCTGCCATAGTGCTGGCTATCCCTAACGGCGGTATACCCATTGCTACCCAGGTGGCTTTGGCACTGGATGCCGATATGGATATGATTATTTCCCGTAAACTGCCCATACCGTTAAGGCCGGAAGGAGGCTTCGGGGCAGTGGCAGATGACGGGGCGGTGATGCTTAACCACGAAGTGGTAAATTACCTGAAGATGACCGAACAGCAAATACATTATACGGTCAACAAAGTACGGGCCGAAGTCCAGCAGAGAAGCCTGCTGTACAGGGGACACCGCACACTTTCCATACTGAACGGGCGGACAGCTATTATCATTGATGACGGACTCGCCTCAGGTTACACCATGCTGGCGGCGATAGAATCTGTAAGGCGCAAAAAACCGGCCAGAATAGTTGCCGCCGTACCCGCTGCTTCGGCTACTGCCCGCAAACTGGTGGAAAAAGCAGCCGACGAAGTAATTACCGTAGCTGACGGGTTTATGCCCAAGTTTTACGTATCAGATTACTACCGGTACTGGAATGTACTGGATGATGAACAGGGGTTAAAGGTATTTAAAGACTGGCAGATGCGCCGCCAAAACTTAAATCTCCGCCCGGAAAACCTGCCTCCGCCCAGCATGACCATGCGGCGTAAACCCCTTATTTAA